The following DNA comes from Fundidesulfovibrio putealis DSM 16056.
GGTGAACTGCGGCGTGCTGCGCGACGAATTATTCGCGGATAAATTTTTCGGGCACGAGGCAGGGGCCTTCACCGGCGCGTCCAAGCAGCAGAAGGGCAGCTTCGAGTTGGCCGGGGCCGGGACGCTGTTCCTGGACGAGGTGGGCGAAATCCCCCCCAACAACCAGGTGGACTTCCTGCGGGTGCTGGAGCAGCGCACATTCCGGCGTCTGGGCGGCGAGAAGGAGCTGCCCTTCGAGGCCCGCATTGTGGCCGCCACCAACCGCAACTTCCTGGAGATGGTCAAGGCCGGGCAGTTCCGGGCGGACCTCTACTACCGGCTGAACGTGGTGCCGGTGTTCCTGCCGCCGCTCAGGCAGCGCCGCGAGGACATCCCCATCCTGGCCGGGCACTTCCTGGAGCACTTCGGACTGCGCTACCACAAGCACGGCATGAGCCTCTCGCCCGAGGCCCTGGCGGTGCTGAGCAGCTACGCCTGGCCGGGCAACGCCCGCGAGCTGCGAAACCTGATCGAGCGCCTCGTGCTGGTGCACCCCGAGGGGGTCATCGAGGCCCAGGATCTCCCGGTGGAGGTGCAGCCTGGCTCCGCCGTGCAGGTGGAGGAGGCCGGACCCGACAGTCTGCTCCTGGACGCAGCCGTGCGCGACGCCGAGATACGGGCCATCATAAGGGCCTTCCGGCACACGCGCGGCAACCGTGCCAAGACCGCCGACGTGCTGGGGATCTCCCCGCGCACCCTTCGCCACAAGGTGAAGGAGTACTCGCTCAGCCTGGCGCGCTACTCCAAGGGCTGAGCACGCCCCACCCGCTGTTCCCGACAACATGGCCGCCGCTCCGGGCGGCTACACTCTTTTTATCTCCCGCCCCCGACTCTTTACACCATTTTTACACCCGCCTGATTACATATGCCCCATCGACACTCATCGGAGGTTGCGATGGACATTCTCTTTGTTTCGCTCACCCTGGCCCTGGTCTTCGGCCTGTTCGGCCTGATCGGGCTGCTCGGCAATCTGGAAAGGAAATAACCATGGACAGCCTGGCCCTCACCCTTGCCGCCGTCCTGTTCGTGTACCTGCTGGCGGCGCTGTGCAAACCGGAGTGGTTCGAATGAACGTCAACAGCCTGTTTCACCTCGTGTTCTTCATCGTGCTGCTGCTGGCGGCGTCCTGGCCGCTGGGCCTGTACATTGCCCGCGTCTACCAGGACCAGCCCTGCGGCCTGGACCGCGCGCTCGGCCTCGTGGAGCGCCTGCTGTACCGCCTGTGCGGCGTGGACGCCCGCCAGGAGATGGACTGGAAGGCCTACGCCCTGTCCATGGTGGGCCTGAACGCCCTGGGCCTCCTGGCGGTCTACGCCCTCCAGCGGCTTCAGGGCGCTCTGCCCCTGAACCCGGCTGATCTTTCGGCGGTGGACCCCTTCGTGGCCTTCAACACCGCCGTGAGCTTCGCCACCAACACCAACTGGCAGGCCTACGGCGGCGAGACCACCATGAGCTACCTCACGCAGATGCTTGCGCTCACGGTGCAGAACTTCCTGTCCGCCGCCACGGGCATGGCCGTGATGGCCGCCCTGATCCGTGGCCTTGCCCGGCGCGAGACCGACAGGCTGGGCAATTTCTGGCGCGACGTGACCCGCTCGGTGCTCTACGTCCTGCTGCCCCTGTCCATCGTGCTGAGCCTTGCGCTCATGTGGCAGGGCGTGCCCCAGACCCTGGAAGGCCCGGCTGCCGCCGCGTTCCTGGAGCCTGCCAGCTACGACAAGCCCGTGCTGGATGAAACGGGCAAGCCGGTCCTGGACGAGTCAGGCACCCCCAGGACGGAACCGGCCACGCAGGCGCAGCAGAGCATCGCCCGCGGCCCCGTGGCCTCCCAGGTGGCCATCAAACAGCTGGGCACCAACGGCGGCGGCTACTACAACGTCAACTCCGCCCACCCGCTGGAGAACCCCACGCCGCTCACCAACCTGCTGGAGATGCTGGCCATTCTGCTGATACCGGCAGCGCTTTGCCACACGTTCGGGGTGATGGTCGGCGACAAGCGGCAAGGTTTTGCCGTTCTGGCCGCCATGACCATCCTGTTCGCCGGGTTCGCGCTGCTGACGCTCCAGGCCGAATCCGCCCTCAACCCGACGCTTGCGGGCCTGGGCATGGAGTCCGCCCCCAGCCTGGAGGGCAAGGAGCTGCGCTTCGGCGTGGCCGGGTCCGCCCTGTGGGCCGCCGTCACCACTGCCGCGTCCAATGGTTCGGTGAACTCCATGCACGACAGCTTCACGCCCCTTGGCGGCATGTGGCCGATGCTGCTCATGCAGCTTGGCGAGGTGGTCTACGGCGGCGTTGGCTCCGGACTGTACGGCATGCTGGTCTTCGCCGTGGTGGCCGTGTTCGTGGCCGGACTCATGGTCGGGCGCACGCCGGAGTACCTGGGCAAGAAGATCGAACCCTTCGAGACCAAGATGGCGGCGCTCATCATCCTCATCCCGCCCTTCCTGTGCCTGATGGGCACGGCCCTGGCCGCCGTGGCCGGTCCGGCGGACGCCCTGTCCAACCCAGGCCCCCACGGGTTCAGCCAGATGCTCTACGCGTTCTCCTCCATGGGCAACAACAACGGCAGCGCCTTCGCCGGGCTCACCGCCTCCTCGCCCTTCTGGACCATCGCGGGCGCAGTGGCCATGTTCGTGTCGCGCTATTGGCTCATCATCCCGGTGCTGGCCCTGGCCGGGTCCATGGCGGGCAAGAAGCGGCTGCAGGAAGGACCCGGCACCCTGCCGACGCACGGCCCGGTCTTCGTGGGACTGCTCATGGCCGTGGTGCTGGTGGTTGGCGCGCTCACCTTCGTGCCTGCTCTGGCGCTCGGCCCCGTGGCGGAACATCTGGCCCTGTACCAGTTGAAATAACGAGGTTTATTCAGATGTCCAAAGATAAGAAAAAACGCCCCCTGTTCGATGCGGCCATCGTGCGCCAGGCGCTTAGCGACTGCGTACGAAAGCTCTCCCCGGCCCGACAGGCCCGCAACCCTGTGATGTTCACGGTCTACGTGGGCAGCATCCTGACCACGCTGCTGGCCGTGCAGGCCTATCTGGGAAAGGGCGAGGCCCCCTTCGGGTTCGTGGCCTCCGTGTCCGCGTGGCTGTGGGCCACGGTGCTCTTCGCCAACTTCGCCGAGGCCATGGCCGAGGGCCGTGGCAAGGCCCAGGCAGCGGCCCTTCGCGGCCTGCGCCAGGACGTGGCCGCCCGGAAGCTCGTGCACCCGCGCCGCGATTCGCCTTTCGCCACCGTTCCCGCCAAGACCCTGCACCGGGGCGACCTGGTGCTGGTGGAAGCGGGCGACACCATCCCCTCCGACGGCGAAATAGTGGAAGGCATCGCCTCCGTGGACGAGTCGGCAATAACCGGGGAGAGCGCCCCGGTGATCCGCGAGGCGGGCGGCGACCGCAGCGCCGTCACCGGCGGGACGCGGCTCCTCTCGGACTGGCTGGTGGTCAAGGTAGCCGCCGAATCCGGCGAAACCTTCCTGGACCGCATGATCTCCCTGGTGGAGGGCGCCAAGCGCCGCAAGACCCCCAACGAGATCGCCCTGAACATCCTGCTGGCCTCGCTGACCCTCATCTTCCTGGTGGTCTGCGTCACGCTTCGGCCCATGTCGGCCTTTGCCGTGGCGCTCTCCGGCCAGGGCCAGGCCGTGACCATCACCGCCCTGGCCGCGCTCTTCGTGTGCCTGGCCCCCACCACCATCGGGGGGCTTCTCTCGGCCATCGGCATCGCGGGCATGGACCGCCTCATCCAGGCGGGCGTCATCGCCACCTCGGGCCGGGCCGTGGAGGCCGCCGGGGACGTGGACGTGCTGCTCCTGGACAAGACCGGCACCATCACCCTGGGCAACCGGCAGGCCTCGGCCTTCCTGCCTGTTCCGGGCGTTGACGAGCGCGAACTTGCCGAGGCGGCCCAGCTGGCCTCGCTGGCAGACGAGACGCCCGAGGGCCGCTCCATCGTGGTGCTGGCCAAGGAGCGCTTCGGCATTCGCGGGCGCGACCTGCACGAACTGGGGGCAACCTTCGTGCCCTTCACCGCCCAGACCCGCCTGTCGGGCGTGAACCTGCCGGAGCGCCTGATCCGCAAAGGCGCGCCGGACGCCATAAAAGCCCTGGCCGAGCACTCCGGCCAGCGCATCCCCAAGGAGATCGACCTCTTTATCCACGACATCGCCAAATCCGGCGGCACGCCTCTGCTGGTGTCCGAGAACGGCAGGCCGCTGGGGGCCATATGGCTCAAAGACATCGTGAAGGGGGGCATCCGCGAGCGGTTCGCCGAGCTTCGCTCCATGGGCATCAAGACCATCATGGTCACCGGCGACAACTCGCTCACCGCTGCGGCCATCGCGGCGGAGGCGGGCGTGGACGACTTTCTGGCCGAGGCCACACCGGAAGCCAAGCTGGCGCGCATCCGCCAGTACCAGGCCGAGGGCAAGATGGTGGCCATGACCGGCGACGGCACCAACGACGCCCCGGCCCTGGCCCAGGCCGACGTGGGCGTGGCCATGAACTCCGGCACCCAGGCCGCCAAGGAGGCCGGGAACATGGTGGACCTGGACTCCAACCCCACCAAGCTGCTGGAAGTGGTGGCCATCGGCAAGCAATTGCTCATGACGCGAGGCTCGCTGACCACCTTCAGCATATCAAACGACATCGCCAAGTACTTCGCCATCATCCCGGCGGTGTTCGCGGGCATCTACCCGCAGCTTGGGGTTTTGGACGTGATGGGGCTCACCACGCCCAAGTCGGCCGTGCTGTCCGCCGTGGTGTTCAACGCGCTGATCATCGTGGTGCTGATCCCCCTGGCGCTCAAGGGCGTGAAGTACGTGCCCGCCCCGGCTGCCCTGGCCCTGCGGCGCAATCTGCTCATCTACGGGCTGGGGGGGCTGCTTGTGCCTTTTGCGGGAATCAAGCTCATAGACGTCATCATCTCCGCCCTTGGCTGGGCGTAGGAGTTTGCCATGTTCAGGATCTTCATGACCCAGTTGAAACCGGCGGCGCTCATGCTCTTCTGGATGGCGCTCTTGACCGGGTTGGCCTATCCCCTGGCCATGACCGGCACCGGAAAAGTGCTGTTCCCGGTTCAGGCCTCGGGCAGCCTGATCGCGGGCCAGTCCGGCCCTTCAGGATATGCAGGATCAACTCTCATCGGCCAGGGCTTCGATTCGCCCCGGCACTTCTGGGGCAGGCCCTCGGCCACCTCGCCGCACGCCTACAACGCCGGGGCCTCCTCCGGCTCCAACCTGGGACCGTCCAACCCCGCCCTGGCCGAGGCCGTGGCAGAGCGCGCCGCCAGGCTCAAGGCCGAACACGGCGACGCCCCCATTCCCATGGACCTGGTCACGGCGTCGGGCAGCGGCCTGGACCCGCACATAAGCCCGCAGGCCGCCGCCTACCAGATCGACCGGGTGGCCACGGCCCGGAAACTCTCCCGCGACAGCGTTGCGTCCCTGATCGCGAAGCACACCCAGGGTCCCCTGTGGGGATTCTGGGGCGAGCCGCGCGTGAACGTGCTTACGCTCAATCTTGCCCTGGATGCCTTGGCCGACAAGGAGTAGGACGAAAGCATGCGAGACGAGGATCAACGCCCGGACCCCGACGCCCTGCTGGCCATGGTCAGGCGCGAGGAGGAAGGCAGACGCAGGGGCCAGCTGAGGATATTCCTCGGCATGGCCCCGGGCGTGGGCAAGACCTACGCCATGCTGGAGGCCGCGCGCGCCAAGATGGCCGAAGGGCTGGACCTGCTGGCGGGGATCGTCGAGACCCACGGGCGCGAGGAGACCGAGGCGCTGCTCTACGAGATGCCCTCCCTGCCCCGCAAACAGATCGACTACAAGGGCCACCCGCTCGAAGAGTTCGACCTGGACGAGGCCCTGTCCCGGCGTCCCGCGCTCATCCTGGTGGACGAACTGGCCCACACGAACGTGCCGGGCTCGCGCCATCCCAAGCGCTGGCAGGACGTGGAGGAGCTTTTGGAGAATGGCCTGAACGTCTGGACCACCCTGAACGTGCAGCACCTGGAGAGCTTGAACGACATCGTGGCCCAGATAACCGGGGTGCGCGTGCGCGAGACCGTGCCCGACGCCGTGCTCGAGCGCGCCGAATCGGTCATCCTGGTGGACCTGCCCCCGGAGGATCTGCGCCAGCGCCTGAGCGAGGGCAAGGTCTACCTGCCCAGGCAGGCCGAGTGGGCCGGGGAGAACTTCTTCCGCTCCGGCAACCTGAGCGCGCTTCGCGAGTTGGCGCTGCGCTCCACGGCCAACCGCGTGAACACCGAAGTGCTGGTGTACCGCCAGGGGCACTCCATCCAGACCACCTGGCCCACGGCGGAGCGCATCCTGGTGTGCGTGGGGCCCTCGCCCACCTCGGCCACGCTGGTGCGCGCCGCGAAGCGCCTGGCCGACGGCCTGCACGCGCCCTGGCACGCCCTGTACATCCAGCAGCAGCCCCAGGGGGAGCTGACCGAGAGGGCGCTTGCCAACCTGAGCCTGGCCCGGGAACTGGGCGCGCTGACCCACGTGCTGGCGGGCGGGGACGTGGCGCGGCTCATTGTCGGCTTCGCCAGGCAGCACAACGTCACCCGTATCGTGGTGGGCAAACCCCTGCGCCGACGCTTCACAGACCTGCTGCGGGGCAGCCCCGTGGACCAGCTGGTGCGCCTCTCCGAGGAAATAGACGTCCACGTCATCAAGGGGCAGGACACGGGCACGCCGCGCGCGGCCAAACCCCAAGCGCGCCCCAGGCACCGCCTGAAGGACTACGCCGCCGCCCTGGGCGTGGTGGCGGCCTCCACGGCGGCCTGTTTCGCCATGTTCCCGTATTTCGAGCTGGCCAACCTTATCATGGTCTATCTGATGGGGGTCATGGCCGTGGCGTTCTGGCTGCCCCGGCGAGCCTCCGCCCTGGCTTCGGGGCTTAGCGTGCTGGCCTTCGATTTCTGCTTCGTGCCGCCGCGCTTCAGCTTCGCGGTGACGGACGTGGCCTATCTGGTCACGTTCCTGGTCATGTTCCTGGTGGCCCTGGTCATCAGCGGCATGGCCTCGCGCATCAAGGCCCAGGCGGACAGCGCAGGCCAGCTGGAGCGCCAGGCCTCGGAGCTGAGCGGGCTCTCCCGGCATCTGGCCGCCAACCGGGGCACGGCCAAGCTGGTTCAGGTGGCCAGGAACCACATCGCCGCCGTGTTCGGCTGCAAGACCTTCGTGCTGCTGCCCTCTGGCTCCGGCAAGCTGGAGACGGCCTTCATGCCAAGCGACGAGGAGCTCATCTCCAGCAAGGACCACGGCGTGGCCCAGTGGGTCTTCGACAACGCCAATCCCGCCGGGCTGTCCACCCAGACCCTGGCGGATTCCGAGATCCTTTTCCTGCCGCTCCCCGGCGCAGACGAGGTGCTGGGGGTCATCGGGCTGAAACCCCAGGACGAGGAAGCCCGCGACGGCCTGCTGCTGCCGGATCGGCGGCGACTGCTGGACGCCTTCGTGCATCAGGCCGCCATGGCCCTGGACGTGGACCGGCTGGAGGAAAAGGCCAAGGCCACCCTCATGGAGGCCGAGCGCGAGAAGCTGCGCTCCGCCCTGCTCTCCACGGTGACCCACGACTTCAAGACCCCCCTGGCGGCCATCTCCGGCTCCGCCGAGAGCCTCATGGCCCTGGGAGAATCCGCCAGCCCCGAGGTCCGGCGCGCCCTGGAGGAGAACATCGCCGCCGAGGCCTCGCGCCTGGAGCGGCTGGCGGACAACCTGCTGCGCATCGCGGCGCTTGAGTCCGGGGCCGTGGTGCCGGAGCTCAAGCCCGTGCCGCTGGAGGAGGTCATCGGCAGTTCGCTCGCGCGGCTGGAGTCCACCCTGGCTGAGCACCCCGTGCGGGTGGACGTTCCCCCGGACATGCCGCCCATCCCCATGGACGAGGTGCTCATGGAGCAGGTGTTCCTGAATCTTCTGGAGAACGCCGCCAAGTACACTCCGGCGGGGACCGCCATCGCCATCCTGGCCGACGTGCGGCGCGGTGAAGCCGTGATCGAGGTGCGCGACAACGGGCCGGGGCTTCCTCCCGGCGACCACGACAGGCTGTTCGAGCGGTATCAGCGAGGCGACAGGCGGGATGCCGGACACGCCGCCGAAGGCTACGGCCTGGGTCTGGCCATCTGCAAAGCCGTGATCAAGGCCCACGGCGGAAGCATCACCGCGCGCGACAACGCCCCCACCGGGGCGCGCTTCACCATGACCCTCCCTCTCCATGACGGCCATGACCAGTAACAAGACAGCCACCATCCTGGTGGTGGACGACGAGGCGGCAATCCTGCGCTTCCTGAAGCCGTTCCTCCAGGCCGAGGGGTACGCCGTGCTCGAGGCGCGCACCGGGCGCGAGGCGCTGGCCCTGGCGTCGTCCCACGAACCGGAGGTCATCCTGCTGGACCTGGGCCTTCCGGATATGGACGGCCAGGAGATCATCCAGGCGCTGCCGCCCTGGAGCCGGTCGCGGGTGATCGTGGTGTCGGCGCGCGGCAGGGAGCAGGACAAGGTCTCCGCCCTGGACCTGGGCGCGAGCGACTACCTCACCAAGCCCTTCAGCCTGGCCGAGCTTGCGGCCAGGATACGGGCGCTTCTGCGGCGCGGGGCCACGGCGGATGCTCCGCCTCCGGCCAATTACCAGTTCGGGGACCTGTCCATCGACATCGAGGCACACGTGGTGCGCCTTGGCAGCGAGGAGGCGCACCTGACCCCCACGGAGTTCAAGATGCTGGCATTCCTGGCGCGCCACGCGGGCAAGGTGGTCACGCACGGGCAGCTCCTCAAGGAGGTCTGGGGCAAACACAGCCAGGGGCAGGAGCACTACGTGCGCATCCACGTCCACAAGCTGCGCCAGAAGATCGAGCCAGATCCGGCCCGCCCCAGGCACCTGCACACGGAAACGGGCGTCGGGTACCGGTTCAAGGAGTAATCGTGGCGCTTGCGCCCGCAACCAGCCTGCCCCGCCCTGATTGCGACCCGGCCTGAAACCCTGTGGGCACGCCAGCCCGCACGAACCGTGCGTCGGCATCTACTCGGGCAGCGACCGGTTCATCGGCCCGCGATCACCGGAGATATTCCGACTGTTTCCTGCGCTTCAAGCGGACCTTGCGGCTGAATGCACCGCTGACGTATCCTTTTGACCCAATCGCCCCTGCATGATGGTTCCTTTTTTCACGGTGCACGCAACGCCCTGAAATCGGGGCTTTTGCCCCGTTTCTCCGGGACGGCATACCCGCTTCGCCGCGCCCTGTGCGCACGAATGAGCCAACTCCTCCTCGCCAGCTTGACGCTACCCCTGACAACACACTGAAATATCGTGCCTTTTAATTTGGCGCATTCCTTGCTCTTCTATTTTAATGCAGTATACATGTTAATTTTAACATAACACGGAAAATTCACTGTTGCGATGAATAATTTCACCAATGACCCTACGCACAAGCTCTCACCAGGAGCACCAATGCAGCCGCCTCACAGCGCGTCCGCGCGAGTGATGCATGCTGTATTCCGCGATTTGTCTTCAGGTTTTGCACTGCAACGCGCCATTCATCTTCTTTAAATTCCATACCGTATAAGGGTGATTTTTGTTTGCTTGACTTCACTTCAATCCAAAGCGATGCCCTGAACTATGTCGAATTTGATATATATCGTGACTGACAGAACAGCCGCCGCGCCAGCGCCGCTTTCCTTGCGAAGCTGGCGTGAGGCAGAGCCAGCCCCGTCTGCCCTCATCCCGACGCAGGTTTGCGCACTTTCGCGCGCCGTACGCGCCGCGTCTCCCCTTTTCCGCCCCCTTATCTGGCAAGGAGCCCCCCCATGCGCATGATGAAAGGCATGAAAGCCATCCCCGTCCAGGAAGCCGTGGGAACGGTCCTGGGCCACGACATCACCCGCATCGTGCCCGGAAAGGAAAAAGGCACGGCCTACCGCAAGGGCCACGTCATCACCCGCGAGGACATCCCCGGCCTTCTCACCGTGGGCAAGGAGCACATCTTCGTCTTCGACCTGACCCTGGGCCTGGTCCACGAGGACGACGCGGCCACCCGGCTGGCCGAAGGCGCGCGGGGCCGGGGCCTCGCGCTCTCCGCGCCCTCCGAGGGCAAGGTGACGCTCACGGCTGCGCACACGGGGCTTCTGAAGATCGACGTGCCCCGTCTGACCCGGCTCAACTCCATCGAGGACATCGTGTTCGTCACGGCCCACTCCAACCAGCAGGTGCGCTCCGGGCAGCCCGTGGCCGGAACCCGCGTGGTGCCGCTGGTGATCGAGGAGGAGAAGCTCCAGCGCGCCGAGCTGGTGCTGGA
Coding sequences within:
- a CDS encoding sigma-54 interaction domain-containing protein; this encodes MKNGKNLPLRLDLDDLPEEGGGVTAVLIGSRSMREAHQLASQVATSDAPVLLQGESGTGKELFARLIHAMSNRREKPFVPVNCGVLRDELFADKFFGHEAGAFTGASKQQKGSFELAGAGTLFLDEVGEIPPNNQVDFLRVLEQRTFRRLGGEKELPFEARIVAATNRNFLEMVKAGQFRADLYYRLNVVPVFLPPLRQRREDIPILAGHFLEHFGLRYHKHGMSLSPEALAVLSSYAWPGNARELRNLIERLVLVHPEGVIEAQDLPVEVQPGSAVQVEEAGPDSLLLDAAVRDAEIRAIIRAFRHTRGNRAKTADVLGISPRTLRHKVKEYSLSLARYSKG
- the kdpA gene encoding potassium-transporting ATPase subunit KdpA — its product is MNVNSLFHLVFFIVLLLAASWPLGLYIARVYQDQPCGLDRALGLVERLLYRLCGVDARQEMDWKAYALSMVGLNALGLLAVYALQRLQGALPLNPADLSAVDPFVAFNTAVSFATNTNWQAYGGETTMSYLTQMLALTVQNFLSAATGMAVMAALIRGLARRETDRLGNFWRDVTRSVLYVLLPLSIVLSLALMWQGVPQTLEGPAAAAFLEPASYDKPVLDETGKPVLDESGTPRTEPATQAQQSIARGPVASQVAIKQLGTNGGGYYNVNSAHPLENPTPLTNLLEMLAILLIPAALCHTFGVMVGDKRQGFAVLAAMTILFAGFALLTLQAESALNPTLAGLGMESAPSLEGKELRFGVAGSALWAAVTTAASNGSVNSMHDSFTPLGGMWPMLLMQLGEVVYGGVGSGLYGMLVFAVVAVFVAGLMVGRTPEYLGKKIEPFETKMAALIILIPPFLCLMGTALAAVAGPADALSNPGPHGFSQMLYAFSSMGNNNGSAFAGLTASSPFWTIAGAVAMFVSRYWLIIPVLALAGSMAGKKRLQEGPGTLPTHGPVFVGLLMAVVLVVGALTFVPALALGPVAEHLALYQLK
- the kdpB gene encoding potassium-transporting ATPase subunit KdpB, encoding MSKDKKKRPLFDAAIVRQALSDCVRKLSPARQARNPVMFTVYVGSILTTLLAVQAYLGKGEAPFGFVASVSAWLWATVLFANFAEAMAEGRGKAQAAALRGLRQDVAARKLVHPRRDSPFATVPAKTLHRGDLVLVEAGDTIPSDGEIVEGIASVDESAITGESAPVIREAGGDRSAVTGGTRLLSDWLVVKVAAESGETFLDRMISLVEGAKRRKTPNEIALNILLASLTLIFLVVCVTLRPMSAFAVALSGQGQAVTITALAALFVCLAPTTIGGLLSAIGIAGMDRLIQAGVIATSGRAVEAAGDVDVLLLDKTGTITLGNRQASAFLPVPGVDERELAEAAQLASLADETPEGRSIVVLAKERFGIRGRDLHELGATFVPFTAQTRLSGVNLPERLIRKGAPDAIKALAEHSGQRIPKEIDLFIHDIAKSGGTPLLVSENGRPLGAIWLKDIVKGGIRERFAELRSMGIKTIMVTGDNSLTAAAIAAEAGVDDFLAEATPEAKLARIRQYQAEGKMVAMTGDGTNDAPALAQADVGVAMNSGTQAAKEAGNMVDLDSNPTKLLEVVAIGKQLLMTRGSLTTFSISNDIAKYFAIIPAVFAGIYPQLGVLDVMGLTTPKSAVLSAVVFNALIIVVLIPLALKGVKYVPAPAALALRRNLLIYGLGGLLVPFAGIKLIDVIISALGWA
- the kdpC gene encoding potassium-transporting ATPase subunit KdpC, which codes for MFRIFMTQLKPAALMLFWMALLTGLAYPLAMTGTGKVLFPVQASGSLIAGQSGPSGYAGSTLIGQGFDSPRHFWGRPSATSPHAYNAGASSGSNLGPSNPALAEAVAERAARLKAEHGDAPIPMDLVTASGSGLDPHISPQAAAYQIDRVATARKLSRDSVASLIAKHTQGPLWGFWGEPRVNVLTLNLALDALADKE
- a CDS encoding sensor histidine kinase translates to MRDEDQRPDPDALLAMVRREEEGRRRGQLRIFLGMAPGVGKTYAMLEAARAKMAEGLDLLAGIVETHGREETEALLYEMPSLPRKQIDYKGHPLEEFDLDEALSRRPALILVDELAHTNVPGSRHPKRWQDVEELLENGLNVWTTLNVQHLESLNDIVAQITGVRVRETVPDAVLERAESVILVDLPPEDLRQRLSEGKVYLPRQAEWAGENFFRSGNLSALRELALRSTANRVNTEVLVYRQGHSIQTTWPTAERILVCVGPSPTSATLVRAAKRLADGLHAPWHALYIQQQPQGELTERALANLSLARELGALTHVLAGGDVARLIVGFARQHNVTRIVVGKPLRRRFTDLLRGSPVDQLVRLSEEIDVHVIKGQDTGTPRAAKPQARPRHRLKDYAAALGVVAASTAACFAMFPYFELANLIMVYLMGVMAVAFWLPRRASALASGLSVLAFDFCFVPPRFSFAVTDVAYLVTFLVMFLVALVISGMASRIKAQADSAGQLERQASELSGLSRHLAANRGTAKLVQVARNHIAAVFGCKTFVLLPSGSGKLETAFMPSDEELISSKDHGVAQWVFDNANPAGLSTQTLADSEILFLPLPGADEVLGVIGLKPQDEEARDGLLLPDRRRLLDAFVHQAAMALDVDRLEEKAKATLMEAEREKLRSALLSTVTHDFKTPLAAISGSAESLMALGESASPEVRRALEENIAAEASRLERLADNLLRIAALESGAVVPELKPVPLEEVIGSSLARLESTLAEHPVRVDVPPDMPPIPMDEVLMEQVFLNLLENAAKYTPAGTAIAILADVRRGEAVIEVRDNGPGLPPGDHDRLFERYQRGDRRDAGHAAEGYGLGLAICKAVIKAHGGSITARDNAPTGARFTMTLPLHDGHDQ
- a CDS encoding response regulator yields the protein MTSNKTATILVVDDEAAILRFLKPFLQAEGYAVLEARTGREALALASSHEPEVILLDLGLPDMDGQEIIQALPPWSRSRVIVVSARGREQDKVSALDLGASDYLTKPFSLAELAARIRALLRRGATADAPPPANYQFGDLSIDIEAHVVRLGSEEAHLTPTEFKMLAFLARHAGKVVTHGQLLKEVWGKHSQGQEHYVRIHVHKLRQKIEPDPARPRHLHTETGVGYRFKE